The DNA region AACCGGCCCGGCACCGGCTGCCAGTTGGCGTGGATGACCCCCAACGCCGCGTAGCAGTCCCGTACCGTGTCGACCAGGATCCGCACACCTACCAGGTCGTAGATGTCGTTGAAGTCCCGACCCCGCACGATCATCTTCTGGTAGATCGAGTACAGGTGCTTCGGCCGACCGGTGGTCTCCGCCTTGATCTTGGCGGCCTTCAGGTCGGTCTGCACCTTCTGGGTCACCTGCCGCAGCAACGCCTCCCGCTGCGGCTGGTGCTCCCCGATCAGCCGGTTGATCTCCTCGAACCGCTTCGGGAACAGGGTGCCGAAGGCCAGATCCTCCAGCTCCCACTTGATGGTGTTCATACCGAGGCGGTGCGCGAGTGGGGCGAGGATCTCCAGGGTCTCCTTAGCTTTCTGCTCCTGCTTGGGCCGGGGCAGGAAGGTCAGGGTACGCATGTTGTGCAGCCGGTCGGCCAGCTTGATCACCAGAACCCGGGGGTCCTTGGCCATGGCCACGACCATCTTGCGGATGGTCTCCGCCTTGGCCGCGTCACCGAGCTTGACCTTGTCCAGCTTGGTGACCCCGTCGACCAGCAGGGCGACCTCGCCACCGAAGTCGGCACGCATCTGGTCGAGGGTGTACTCGGTGTCCTCGATGGTGTCGTGCAGCAGCGCGGCGACCAGGGTGGTGGTGTCCATGCCCAGGTTGGCCAGGATGGTGGCCACCGCCAGGGGATGGGTGATGTACGGGTCGCCGGACTTGCGGTACTGGCCGGAGTGCCAGCGGGCCGCGGTGTCGAAGGCGCGCTGCAACAGCCGCGCGTCAGCCTTGGGGTGATTCTCCCGATGGGAGGAGATCAGAGGCTCAAGAACCTCGCTGACCTGCGAGGACTGCCAGGGGGCGTTGAACCGGGCCAGCCGGGCCCGGACCCGCCGCCCGGTGGGCGCGTTGGACAGGGCGAAGCCACTGCTGGGCGGGGAGTCGACAACGGGGTCGACCGGTGCCACCTCGGCTCCGACACCCGTTCGGGCCACATCGCCGGTGGGCAGCACCGTGGCGGGCCCGCCGCCCGGCGCCGCAGCGGCGCTGTTGCGATCGGTCACCGAGCCGTCCGCGTCGCCTGTCGGGTGCACCGTGCCCTCCACCGGAGGGGCGACATCGTGGGACACCGGCCTCCTCACCGCTCGCCGGAACGAACCGACCGTGCGCCGGCCGGCCTGGTCTCGTGCCGCTCGGACGGGTCACCGTCCGGTCAGCAATGGGCAATGCTACCCGCACCCGCAGTGCCCTGCCGCTCCGCCGGACGTACCGTGCCGACTCCGCCCGGTGGCAGTCGGACCTCAAACGGTCAACAGGGCATGGACGGTACGCGGCGCCAGCCGCTCCCGCCCCTTGAGGAAGGCCAACTCCAGCAGCACGGTGAACCCGGACACCGTGCCACCGGCCCGTTCCACCAGATCCAGGGTCGCCGCGGCGGTCCCCCCGGTGGCCAGTACGTCGTCCACCACCAGGACCCGATGGCCGGCGGTGAAGGCGTCCTGGTGCACTTCCAGGGTGGCCTCGCCGTACTCCAGGGCATAGGAGGCGGCGTACGCGGGGCGGGGAAGCTTGCCGGCCTTGCGGACCGGCACCACCCCTACCCCGGTGGCGTACGCGATGGCCGCGGCGACGACGAAGCCCCGGGCCTCGATGCCGACCACGGTGTCGAAGGACTCCGGTCCGTGGTACGCGACGATCCCGTCGATCACCTCACGGAAGGCCGCACCGTCGGCGAACAACGGCATGAGGTCCTTGAACATCACACCGGGCTTGGGGAAGTCGGGCACGTCGAGCACCCGGCCGGCGACCAGCTGGGCCACCTCCGGGCCGAAGTCTCCCCGTACCCCGCTGCTGTGGGTCTCCGTCACGGTAGCTGCGCTCCCCTTCCATGACGCCGACGGCGTCCGGCATTCTGCTCGCACAGCATGCCGGACGCCGCCGGATCAGTTCCTACCGGGTGTACCCGGGGTCGCTCAGCGTCGCTTTGCGCCACCCGGGCGGTTGCCCCCGCCGGGCCGCCCACCGCGGGCCCCGCCGGAGCGCTTGCCGGCCGGACGGGCACCCACCTTCGGGGCTGCCGCACCGGCCAGAGCCGCATCGGCCAGAGCCGCATCGGCCTGCGCCGGTACCGGCTCCTCGTCCTCCCGCTCGGCCGCGGCGGCCGGAGCCGCCTTGCTGCGGGTCTCCTTGACCGGCACCGGGTTGGCCCGGCGGGCCTCCACCCGCTTGTTGTGCGCCTGGATCCGCGGGTCGCGGTTCTTCAGCACCACCAGCAGCGGGGTGGCCAGGGTGATCGAGGTGACGAACGCCATCGCCATACCGACGAACAGCACCAGACCCAGGTCCTTCAGGGTGCCCGCACCGAGCAGGCCGGCACCGATGAAGAGGATGCCGCCGACCGGCAGCAGGGCCACCACGGAGGTGTTGACCGAGCGCATGAGGCTCTGGTTGACGGCCAGGTTGGCCGCCTCGCCGTAGGTCTGGTTGTTGCTCGCGGTGATGCCCTTGGCGTTCTCCTGCACCTTGTCGAAGACCACCACCACGTCATAGAGCGCGAAGCCCAGAATGGTGAGGAAACCGATGATCGTCGACGGGGTGACCTCGAAGCCGACGATCGAGTAGATGCCGGCGGTGAGCGCCAGGTTCGTCAGCAGGGAGAAGATGGCCGCGGCCGCCATCTGCCACTCGAAGCGCATAACCAGGTAGACCGTCACCAGGGCGATGAAGATGACCAGACCGAGCACGGCCCGGTTGGTCACCTGGCTTCCCCAGGCCTCGCTGACCCGGTTGGCGCTGATCTCGTTCGGGTCGATGCCGAACCGCTCGGCCATGTCGAGCCGGACGGTCTCGGCCTGCGTCTGGTCGAGCTGGGTGGTCCGCAGCTCGTAGAAGGAGCCACCGGCCCCACCGACCTGCTGGGCGGTGACCACGTGGGCACCCTCGGTGCTCAACGACTCACCGGCAGTGGTCTCGGCCTGCTGCATGCTGCCCACACTGGTGGGGATCTGGAACGAGTTGCCGCCGGCGAACTCGATGCCCGGGTTGAACCCCTTGATGAGGATGCTGCCCAACGCGATCAGCACCAGGATGGCCGCCGCGGTGAACCACATCTTGCGCCGGCCGACGACGTTGAGGCCGGCGTCGCCCCGGTAGAGGCGGCTTGCCAGAGAGTTCTCAGCAGCCATCTCAGGCCTCCTTGACACGCGGGTTGCGGGACTGGGGCTGCTCCGTCTTGGCCGGTAGCACCCGGCCCAGACCACTGACCCGCGGGGACAGGAACGCCCGGCTCCGGGCGAGCATCGTCATCATCGGGTGCCGGAAGAGGAAGACCACGACCAGGTCCAGCACGGTGGCCAGACCCAGGGCGAAGGCGAATCCCTTGACCGCGCCGACCGAGACGACGTAGAGGACCACCGCCGACATGATCGTGATGGCGTTCGCCGAGATGATCGTACGGCGGGCGCGGACCCATGCACGGGAGACCGCGCTGCGCGGGTTGCGGCCCTCGCGAATCTCGTCCTTCAATCGCTCGAAGTAGATGACGAAGGAGTCCGCCGCCACACCTAGCGAGACGATGATGCCGGAGATGCCGGCGAGGGTGAGGGTGAAGCCGATCTGCCGGCCCAGCACCACCAGGGCGCCGAAGAGCAGCAGGGCCGACAGCACCAGGCTGGCGAAGATCACCGAGCCGAGCAGTCGGTAGTAGAAGAACGAGTAGATGATGACCAGCAGCATGCCGATGCCGGCCGCGAGCAGACCGGCCCGCAGGTAGCTGGCGCCCAGGGTGGCGGTGACGTTCTGCTGCTCCTGCGCCTCGAAGGTGACCGGCAGGGCGCCGTAGTTCAGGTAGCCGGCCAGCTCGCTGGCCTCGGCGTTGCTGAAGTTGCCGGTGATCTGGGAGTTGCCGGTGAGCACCCCCTGGATCTGCGGCGAGGAGATGATCGCGTTGTCCAGCACCACGGCCACCCGGCACCGGCCCTCGTCACCGAGCGCGGAAGGGTCACAGGCCTGGCCCTCGTTGTTGAAGGCCTCGCGGGTCAGCGCGGTCCACTTCTCCTGGCCGTCGCGGGTGAAGTCCAGGCTGACCACCCACTGGCTGGTCTGGTCGCGCACCGCGGCGGCCGAGTCGACGTCGGTACCGAGCACCTTGGCCTGGTCCAGCAGGTTCTTGGCGTAGCCGCCCTCACAGGCGACGACCTGCTGGTCCGGGGCGGAGATGGACGCCGGGGGCCGGTCGTCGAGCTGAAGGCAGCCGATGGTCGGCACGTTGAACTGCATCTGGGTCGGGAGCACCGCGACCTCACGGCCGGTCAGCTCGGCGAAGGGCTTGAGCTTCTCGGCCAGCGACGGATCGGCGCTGAAGTCGGCCGGGGCCTGCAGCCCGCTGGCGGCGGCCCAGGCCTCCGCGCCGACCTTCTCCTCGACGGCCTTGCGCTGCTCCTCCAGGGTCTGCGGCACCGGCTCCTCGCTGGCGCCCGGCGACGGGCTGGCGCTCGGCGACGGGGCGGCGCTCGGGCTCTGCGAGGGGTCCGGGGTGGGGGCACCGCCGCCCTGACCGCCGGACGGCGAGGCGCTGGCCTCGGCGTTCGGGGTGGGGCTGGTGCTGCCGGAGGGGCTCGGGGTGGCCGCGGGCTCCGCGTCCTCGGACGGGGCGGGTGCCGGTGCCGGAAGGGCACCGCTGCCGTCCACGATCTTCAGGACCTTGCGGAAGCGCAGCTCGGCGGCGCTACCGATCTCGGTCAGGTCGCGGTTCTCGCCGGGCAGGGAGACGACGATGTTGCGGTCGCCTTCGGTGACCACCTCGGCCTCGGCCACGCCGTAGGCGTTGACCCGGCTCTCGATGATCTGGCGGGCCTGTTCGAGGTTGTCCGCCGTCGGGGCCCGACCGTCGAGGGTGTTCGTCGCCTCCAACGTCAGCCGGGTACCACCGACGAGGTCAAGACCGAGGCGGGGTTCGAGCCGGTCCTTCCAGCCTCCGCTGGCACCGCCCGCAAAGAACACCAAAAGATAGAGGACGACGAAGATGCCGCCCAGTACGGCCAACTGCCGTCCCGGGCGCATCTGTCCCTGAGGTGGTGCCACGGCTGTCTTGTCTCCCTGTACGGTCGCGCCGCCGCAGGCGCGACGGCGGGTCTGCCGGTCTCCCGGCCGACGATCTGCCTTCCGACGGCGCCCGGGGCTGACGCCGCCGCCTGGAGTGGTCGACGCGGGCGCGTGGACCGGAGGCGAGCCGGCGCGCCGACGCCCGGCGTCGGCCTGCTATTCAGTTGTCGGCGCCGCCGCGGCGGCGGCCACCCGCCGGGGACGCGGCGGGTGTTCTCCCACCTGGTCGTGCCGGGGCACCGGCAGACCAGGTGGGTGCGATGCTCACTCCTTGACGGCGTCGGTCTCCTCGGCCGCTGGCTCAGTGGCACGCTCCGCCTTGGTCACCACACGGGCGATCGCGGGTCGGGCGTACCGGGTCTGCACTCCGGGGGCGACCTCGAGCAGGACGCTGTCGTCCTCGACTCCGGAGACCGTGCCGTACAGCCCGCCGATGGTCACCACCTCGTCGCCGACGGAGAGACCGGTCTGCATCGCCTCGGCCTCGCGGCGGCGCTTCTGCTGGGGGCGGATCATCATGAAGTACATGACGCCGAAGAGCAGCGCGATCATGAGGATCGGGGTGAAGTTACCCGCTCCGCCGCCTTCTGCTGCGTGAAACACGGTTGTCGACCTTCCCATTAGCCCCGATCCGGCACGTGGCGCCGGAGCGGAGGCGGATTTTCACATCCTGTACAGACCGCGGCGAGTCTAGTCGCTGTATCTGGGAACGCCGAACGCGCCGCAGATCACGAACAGATCACGGCTCCCCCGTGTCCACGGAAAACAGATCGGGCGCGAGGGGAGCTTCAGCAGCAAATGTACCATTTGGCGGAGTACGGCCAAGGTGCCGCCAAGCGGCCTCGGTGGCCACCCGGCCCCGCGGCGTACGGGCCAGCAGTCCCGCCCGCACCAGGAACGGCTCGCACACCTCCTCCACCGTGTCCGGCTGCTCCCCCACCGCCACC from Micromonospora sp. NBC_01739 includes:
- a CDS encoding adenine phosphoribosyltransferase produces the protein MTETHSSGVRGDFGPEVAQLVAGRVLDVPDFPKPGVMFKDLMPLFADGAAFREVIDGIVAYHGPESFDTVVGIEARGFVVAAAIAYATGVGVVPVRKAGKLPRPAYAASYALEYGEATLEVHQDAFTAGHRVLVVDDVLATGGTAAATLDLVERAGGTVSGFTVLLELAFLKGRERLAPRTVHALLTV
- the secF gene encoding protein translocase subunit SecF, encoding MAAENSLASRLYRGDAGLNVVGRRKMWFTAAAILVLIALGSILIKGFNPGIEFAGGNSFQIPTSVGSMQQAETTAGESLSTEGAHVVTAQQVGGAGGSFYELRTTQLDQTQAETVRLDMAERFGIDPNEISANRVSEAWGSQVTNRAVLGLVIFIALVTVYLVMRFEWQMAAAAIFSLLTNLALTAGIYSIVGFEVTPSTIIGFLTILGFALYDVVVVFDKVQENAKGITASNNQTYGEAANLAVNQSLMRSVNTSVVALLPVGGILFIGAGLLGAGTLKDLGLVLFVGMAMAFVTSITLATPLLVVLKNRDPRIQAHNKRVEARRANPVPVKETRSKAAPAAAAEREDEEPVPAQADAALADAALAGAAAPKVGARPAGKRSGGARGGRPGGGNRPGGAKRR
- the secD gene encoding protein translocase subunit SecD, which codes for MAPPQGQMRPGRQLAVLGGIFVVLYLLVFFAGGASGGWKDRLEPRLGLDLVGGTRLTLEATNTLDGRAPTADNLEQARQIIESRVNAYGVAEAEVVTEGDRNIVVSLPGENRDLTEIGSAAELRFRKVLKIVDGSGALPAPAPAPSEDAEPAATPSPSGSTSPTPNAEASASPSGGQGGGAPTPDPSQSPSAAPSPSASPSPGASEEPVPQTLEEQRKAVEEKVGAEAWAAASGLQAPADFSADPSLAEKLKPFAELTGREVAVLPTQMQFNVPTIGCLQLDDRPPASISAPDQQVVACEGGYAKNLLDQAKVLGTDVDSAAAVRDQTSQWVVSLDFTRDGQEKWTALTREAFNNEGQACDPSALGDEGRCRVAVVLDNAIISSPQIQGVLTGNSQITGNFSNAEASELAGYLNYGALPVTFEAQEQQNVTATLGASYLRAGLLAAGIGMLLVIIYSFFYYRLLGSVIFASLVLSALLLFGALVVLGRQIGFTLTLAGISGIIVSLGVAADSFVIYFERLKDEIREGRNPRSAVSRAWVRARRTIISANAITIMSAVVLYVVSVGAVKGFAFALGLATVLDLVVVFLFRHPMMTMLARSRAFLSPRVSGLGRVLPAKTEQPQSRNPRVKEA
- the yajC gene encoding preprotein translocase subunit YajC, producing MFHAAEGGGAGNFTPILMIALLFGVMYFMMIRPQQKRRREAEAMQTGLSVGDEVVTIGGLYGTVSGVEDDSVLLEVAPGVQTRYARPAIARVVTKAERATEPAAEETDAVKE